Sequence from the Saccharopolyspora pogona genome:
ACCGAGCGTGCGGGTCAGCACCGTAGCCCAGTTCGTCGACTGCTTCCAGCACGCGCTGCCTGGTTGCCTCGGAGATCGGGCGTCTGCGGGACAGAGCATGCGAGACAGTGCTGATCGAGACGCCAGCGCGCTTGGCAACGTCGCGAATCGTCACCCTCGGCATCGCTGAGGCTTCGTCGGACTCGGACAACCTGTGCCTCCTCGTTCGAGACGTCGTCGTTCCCGCCGAACATCTTGACAGGTCGACAGGCCACACCCATCCTAGTCAAAACCATTTGACGAAAAACGTTTTGATAGGTGGCTCGGATGGGACAACGCCAAGCAGCTGAGGAGCCGGTAGTCGCGGTCGCCCAGTTCTCCGCTGGCTCCGACATGCAGGCGAACCTGCTCCGGATGGGCGAACTGGCTGGTGTCGCTGGTCGCGCGGTGCACGTCTGGTGGTGTTCCCCGAGGCGTCGATGTTCGCCTGGGACTCCTCCGCCGAGCAGCTCAAGGCAGCCGCTTCGGTGGGTACGGAGTTCATCGAGCGAGTCAGCGAGATCGCCGTACGCGAGCATTTGCACGTGATCGCTGGCGTCTTCGCCGATGTTGGTGACGTGCGCCCCCGGAACAGGCTGATCGTCGTGGGGCCGGACGGGAGCCTCCGCGGGGCCTACGACAAGGTGCACCTTTTCGACGCGTTCTCATGGCGCGAATCGGACAAGGTCAGCCCGGCCGATACCCGCGGTGACCTGTCCGAACTGTGCACCTTCGTCATCGATGGGTTCACCGTCGGCCTGCTCAACTGCTACGACCTTCGATTTCCGGAGATGGGTCGGGCGCTGGTCGATCGCGGCGCCGAGGTTCTCGCAGTCAGCGCCGCGTGGGTAGCCGGCCCGCTCAAGGAGATGCACTGGAACGTGCTTCTGCGAGCACGGGCCACGCTACCGGACACCCTTCGACGATGAGCTGCGCTCGACCGGCGCGGTCTTCGACGACGGCCTGTTCGTCTCGAGCTTCTACTCGGTGTACGCCTTCGCCTACAACACAAAGGTGGTTCCACCGGCGCAGGCACCCACCGAATGGTCCGACCTGCTGGACGACCGCTACCGCGATGCGATCGGCACGGTGCAGATCGGAGCAGGCAGCTACAACCTTTCGCTGATGGACTTCCTCATCCGCAACTTCGGAGCGGACTACCTCAACCGGCTGGGCACGCAGAAACCGACCGTCTACGACAGTGTCGCGGTCGAGATGGAGGCGCTGAGCCGCGGCGAGATCGCAGCCGCGACGGTCGGGCTCAACAACGGGATCGCCCTGCCACGGTCTGGCGCACCGACACCTTACGGTGCCGACGTTGGCCAGCGCCCGTCCGGCGCTGGTCTTCCCGTGGCGATACCCGCCGCCAGCACAGTGCTGGTCTTACGTGGGTTTCCATCGGGCTGTCACGACGCAACTCGCCGCCACCCAACCATGTTGGGAAACCAAGTTCCTGGCAGACCGACTTGGCTCTCGCCAGCCTGCCAGGTTCCTTCACGGCAAGCCATACCAACCCGAAACGACACATCCTTACCCAGCTCCCCG
This genomic interval carries:
- a CDS encoding nitrilase-related carbon-nitrogen hydrolase; this encodes MVVFPEASMFAWDSSAEQLKAAASVGTEFIERVSEIAVREHLHVIAGVFADVGDVRPRNRLIVVGPDGSLRGAYDKVHLFDAFSWRESDKVSPADTRGDLSELCTFVIDGFTVGLLNCYDLRFPEMGRALVDRGAEVLAVSAAWVAGPLKEMHWNVLLRARATLPDTLRR
- a CDS encoding ABC transporter substrate-binding protein, which codes for MRSTGAVFDDGLFVSSFYSVYAFAYNTKVVPPAQAPTEWSDLLDDRYRDAIGTVQIGAGSYNLSLMDFLIRNFGADYLNRLGTQKPTVYDSVAVEMEALSRGEIAAATVGLNNGIALPRSGAPTPYGADVGQRPSGAGLPVAIPAASTVLVLRGFPSGCHDATRRHPTMLGNQVPGRPTWLSPACQVPSRQAIPTRNDTSLPSSPNSWAPEAAGE